The following proteins are co-located in the Solanum pennellii chromosome 1, SPENNV200 genome:
- the LOC107008495 gene encoding 50S ribosomal protein L34, chloroplastic, giving the protein MASLSIGSWVCSGIGNHRPSASLSLRTGSSTTTTSVSLKMAANASTHFSGLLHCSFLPSSALSTLSSSTSFSGSSFVFGFGFNSNIGVSTTKRRGLVVQAKKYALCQTKRNRSRKSLARTHGFRKRMSTTSGRATIQRRRAKGRWDLCPKSSPRTGKRA; this is encoded by the exons atggCTTCTTTGTCAATAGGAAGTTGGGTGTGTTCAGGAATAGGAAACCACAGACCATCCGCTTCGCTTTCTCTACGTACTGGTTCTTCAACAACGACTACTTCTGTTTCTTTGAAAATGGCTGCTAATGCCTCTACTCATTTTTCTGGGTTGCTTCACTGCTCTTTTCTTCCTTCCTCTGCACTCTCTACCTTATCTTCTTCAACATCCTTTTCTG GTTCATCATTTGTCTTTGGCTTTGGCTTCAATTCCAACATTGGAGTGAGCACCACTAAAAGGCGTGGCCTGGTGGTGCAGGCAAAGAAGTATGCTCTTTGTCAGACTAAGAGGAATAGGTCGAGGAAGTCGTTGGCTCGAACACATGGTTTTCGCAAGCGTATGAGCACCACCAGTGGCAGAGCAACTATCCAGCGGAGACGTGCAAAAGGCCGATGGGATCTCTGCCCAAAGTCTTCACCTAGAACTGGAAAACGAGCTTAA